The DNA region GAGGAAAAGAACGTCCTGTCCCAGAAGTCCACCCTGCCCTGCAAGTTGGCAGCTATCTGTCCATTCGTGTGCACACAGAGTCTCCCAAAGTCTGACTACAGGGCACTTGGCTCCTCAGGACAAGACcagccaccctcttctggcctccctggggaCCTGCACACgtttgcacatacatgtgcattcttgcatgtgtacacaccacatacacacatacacacacacacagagtaaaaagaAATCCTTAATTACAAAATACTAGCAAGTAAGAATTAAAAGgatgccgggtagtggtggtgcacacctttaatcccagcacttgggaggcagaggcaggcagatttctgagtccgaggccagcctggtNNNNNNNNNNNNNNNNNNNNNNNNNNNNNNNNNNNNNNNNNNNNNNNNNNNNNNNNNNNNNNNNNNNNNNNNNNNNNNNNNNNNNNNNNNNNNNNNNNNNNNNNNNNNNNNNNNNNNNNNNNNNNNNNNNNNNNNNNNNNNNNNNNNNNNNNNNNNNNNNNNNNNNNNNNNNNNNNNNNNNNNNNNNNNNNNNNNNNNNNNNNNNNNNNNNNNNNNNNNNNNNNNNNNNNaaaaaaaaaaaaaaaaagaaagaaagaaaaagaaaaagaaaaaaaagaattaaaaggtcaggggcctggagagatggctcagcggttaagagcattgactgttcttccagaggtcctgagttcaaatcccagcaaccacatggtggctcacaaccatctgtaatgagatctggtgccctcttctggggtgtctgaagacagctacagtgtacttacatacaataaataaaattaatctaagAATTAAAAGGTCAGCTAGGCATGGGTAAGCAGAGgaataaagtgagttccagtccagacCAGGCTACACAGTGGgagtttgtctcaaaaaaatcaaacttggggtggggggagggtggagaaatggctcagcgcttaagagcactgactgttcttccagaggttctgagttcaaatcccagcaaccacatggtggctcacaaccacccataatgagatctatcgcccttttctggtgcgtcttaagacagctacagtatacttacatgtaacaaataaataaataaatcttaaaaaaaaaaatcaaactgggAATCCCACCGCTAACTACTAACTTCTCTATAGCTACTCTATGGTGCAGACACAGgtgaacatatgtgtgtggtaCTCAGAGGGGCAACCTTAGCTGGGGCTGAGTCTCGAGGCCTGGCTACCTGTAGTCTGACAGCCTGGAGGCTCCTCTGTTCCTCATGGCTGGGACTATAATCATGCACTACTGTGCcggacttttttaaaaacaaaaacaaagacacatgatttctaggaatcaaactcagacccTCATACTAGCAAAGCAAGCACTGTACTAGCTTgccttcattatttatttatttatttatttatttatttatttattttggggtttttgtttttgtttttgtttttttgagacagggttactctgtgtagccctggctgtcctgaaactcactctgtagaccaggctggcctcgaactcagaaatctgcctgcttctgcctcccaagtgctgggattaaaggcatgagccaccaccgcccggcacattACAAGTTTTCAATAAATGATGTGATTATAGTGTGTCGTATTATTCCATAGTTTTTGTTTGCCCAGTGcccttcccagccttgagcaggctgaatAGACCTTGAGCTTTTGCTTTGTAGGACCTCAACCAAGGTGGAGTATCTGCCTTGGGAAGAATAGACTGCCAGCTGACCTTGCTTTGCAACACAATCcggctgaaacaaaggatggggttTGTGGGTTTTCCCTATATAACGCAGTGCTGAGTATTAAActtggagtcttttttttttccccagacagggtttctctgtgtagccctggctgtcctggaactcactctgtagaccaggctggcctcgaactcagaaatctgcctgcttctgcctcccaagtgctgggattaaaggtgtgcgccaccactgcccagctaaacttGGAGTCTTGtatcagaaccttgtcttggcttcattcttctctcgcccccacctccctcctccgGTATTTTTCATTTAcagctcccttttctttcttttcttttattagctattttctttatttacatgtcatatgatatctcatcCAACCCCCTTCAGATAAACACAGTTTGTCCATGACCACAGCTACAATACCCATGGGACAACTTCTGCAGTATCAGTTTTATCCTTCCCCATGAGGGCTcacagggattgaattcagatcatcaggcttggtggcaagtactgTTACCTGATAACCATCTCATAGCTCTTGATTTTGGGATGGGTCCTGGGGTGGTTTGAGTGAGACctgccccataggctcatacatttgagtgCTTGGTCACCAGAAAGTGGCACTGTTTGAGGACAATTGAAGAATTAAAAGGTGTGACCTCCAGCGCCACCAGGAaggatcatggactaaccctccaAAACTGTGTGTAAGCTTTCTttcctaagagttgccttggtcttcgCAGCAACAGAACAGCAACTAAGAAAGGTCAcatgtagcctggctggcctagaactcactgtgtagctgatgATAATCTtcaatttatgatcctcctgtctccacatacCACGCACTGGGGCTATAGCCAGGGTATACATCATTACCCTGTTCTCATTACATGGAATGCCTTTTCTGTCCCCATGGGAACCTTTTCACACCCAAAGGCTCTGCTAGTAGCTTACCTTTTTAAAGCAATGTGCATGAGTGTAGGGGATGCATATTCATGCCTGTGGTTATCGAGGCTGGAGTCAAAGCTGAGTGTCTTTCTCACTTgccttccatctttttttttttttttagatttatttatttgtttgttaagtacactgttgctgtcttcagacactccagaagagggcattggatcagaagggattacaggtggttgtgagccaccatgtggttgcagggaattgaactcaggacctctggaagagcagtcagtgctcttaaccgctgagccatctctccagctcgccTTCcatctttttgaggcagggtctctcactgaacctggagcacaccggctggctagactggctggctggtgagtcctgggagcctctgtctcctcccagaGCTGGTATCACAGGTGcttatcaccacacccagctttttaccgGGGTACTAGGGATCTGAACACAGGTCTTCCAGCTCACGTGACAAGCACTTTACattctgagccatcttctcaggctGCATCTCACCTTTCCTAAGTACTTCAGCACACCCAGGTTCCTCCAGCCTACTCCTCCACTCAATTCCTTCTGCATACACAGTGTGCACAGCACAGAGCAGACCTTCTGGGGTAAGACCTGCAGCAGTGGCTCGGGTGTTATAAGTAATGGGCTTAGCTTTGCTTAGGGGAAGAGAAAGTGGTTTCTAGGAAATGTGGCAGTCACTGATTGCAGAGTCACCAGGAAACAATCTCACCTGTGTTGGTTCTCCTCGGTCCATTTTGTCTCCAGTTCCCAGCTGCCCATATCTGTTATTTCCCTGCATAAAGATCCGGCCGAATTCATCTACCAGGCCAAGGTGGTTATAGCCAAGAGCACAGAAGAGGACCTACGGAGGTTACGACAGCGAGAACAAGTGACCCACTCTGTTCCCAGGACACTCAGCTCCAGAATCTCCCCCTAACCAATCCCACCTGGCCTCCCCTtgttctcccccttcccccccaaactCCACCCCCCCCAATCGAATCTTCCAACCCCTAGAGCCCAACCCTCTGCTCTGCACCAGCCTAAATTGCCCTGCCATCCTCCACAGCAGCATCCTACCTTGGCAGGCAGGGAGAGAGCCAGTGGCATCTGGTGGTCCAGAGGGTCAAATGCTTGAAGGGTCCCAAAGAGATCACGATACACCCCTGGGGTGTGCACCTCAAAATACACTTCCCCCTGGTCTGGGGGGTCAGGAGCCCTCAGCTCAGCAGCTTCAGGCACctgtttcctggtttttttttgttttgttttttgttttgttttgacacttCCATTCACATTTTATTAAGTTCAAGGACTGATTACAATaggtggagggggtgggaaggTCCCACGGGGCCCTACCTTCACTGgtacacaataaacaaataaatagctgGGAATGGGCAAGTGGAGAGGTGGCACTGCAAACACTGACTGCAGGCAGGGACATGAGGGCCCCTCCAAGCTGAAAGAGCCATCAACCCTGGACGGTACTTAGGTGAGAGTGGGAACCTCTCCATGCCACACCCCAGGGCCACAGGGGGCCCCACTGAGCAGTCTGTGGAGAGGTGTGACTTCGAAGTTGACCCTCTGTCTGAGATGAAGTCCAACTCTGCAACCCCCGTCACCAGACTCAGCCatcatcttgcctcagcctcccaagtactataCGTAGGGCATTCATCACCCTGCACGTCCCTTGGCTGATCCAGTCACACCAAGATTGTCAAAAGGCCACAAGTCTCTTGGACTTGTAGATTGTTCTACATGGGAGCTAAGAGGCCAGTGGTTAATCGTTACTTGTTGTCCTGATGGACACTTAGCCTCTGACTGGTGCTCTGGGGCTCCAGGATATGCAAGGCATTCTTTAAGCTGCTCCTTGCTCCACTCAAGGCCCACTCTGAGACACTAAAGCCCCACCTGTGATGGTAAAAGCTGAAAGATTGCAGGAAGTCTCATACAATCAACACGTCAGCTCTGATAGCTGGGAGCCTAGCCACAGTCACTAGGATGCCCTAAGGAGTTTGAGTGTATGGAGGGATCTGCCCAAGACTGGaatcttaagagagagagagggagagttgtttttaagttttcagtgtgtgtgtgtgtgtgtgtgtgtgtgtgtgtgtgtgtgtgtgtgtgtgttgtgtgatgcatgtgtgtgccacagcatttGTGTcaaagtcaaaggacaacctcaggttgtctgtgcctcctgccttgtttgaggTAGGGTTGCTTACTGTTTTAATGCCAGACTGACAGGTCTACAAGTTTACAGGGACCCCAccgcccatctctgcctctgggtactgctctgtgtgtgttctgggggCTTGAACTTATCCTCAGCCTTGCACAAGTACTTTTCCCTAAGCCTGGGAGGTGCTTCTTACCCGTGATATAGAGGGTGCTGCTCTGGTTGGAAGCCATGCAGGTCACACGCAGGTGAGGCAGGCACCGAGACACTTTCCGGAGGGCCAACTGCACTGTATAGGAGCCTGGCTGGTCCAGCTGGGTCTCATTCACAACCAAGGAGTAGATCTTTCCTTCCTCTGGGGGTATGAAGGGAGGCATCCCATTACATAGGAGAAGGGATTCATCAATAGCCAGATAAGCATCCCATGGGATACTCAACAGCAATGCTGCCTGCCCTAGCGTAGAGTggaaagggaaggatggagagccAAGGGTAAGAGGACTTTTGACAGCTGAGTTCAACTGCTAAGACCCATGGTGGGAACAgagtcctgaaagttgtcctctgacctctgcatgtgcatgtgacatatgcatgcctgcacatatacaaacacacacatataggggATGGGTAAAGAATGGTGACACGTTCTTTTAATTTCAGCacgtggaaggcagagacaggcagaccacTGTTTGCTAGCTCAAGATCAAtgtgatctacatagtaagttctaggctagccaggatTGAAGTACTTagtaagactctgcctcaacaacaacagaaataagataagggaaaagaaagaatagcaagaggaagggaaaaaagaaagaatagcttCCAGCCCCCAGACTTCAACCCTGAAAATAAAACAGGAGGTACGTCAGCATGAGAGACGAATGGAGAGCAGACCTAGTGATTAGTGATTTTAATTTGAGTGTTGGGAAAAACGAAGCCTAGCTATTTAGGTCCCTGCCTAGCATTCGGAAGTCCACAGGGTCCCAGTCTCTAGGACTGAGGTCCTGGGAAAGTGGGCAATTTGGGGTTTAAAGTGAAGTACCTCGAATGAAGGCTAGGAGgagattggatttttaaaatcagatattCGTTAGAACAGTGCTTTTCAAACTACTTACCAAAGCATTTTAAGAGCGTGGGCACGCATGCCCAGTGCATacgcagaagtcagaggacagcctctgGTGTTGGTCCTTACCTTTTACCCTGTCTATGTTACAGTCTCATCCCTACCACTATATATGCAGACTAGCTACCCTGAGGGCTccgggattctcctgtctccatcttgaCTCTCACCATAAGATTACAGACTTGCATTACCAGTGCTGGCCTTAACGTTGGCCTTTCtgttggttctgggaatccaCACTCATCTCATTGCTTGTTACCCCTGAGTCTTTACCCAATGTACCATTTACTCCACACTcctgttttatttctgaaataaagtcttatgtagattgcctcaaactctctatgtaggtTAATAACCACGAACTCAGGACtcccctgcttccacctccccattgctgggagtacaggcatgtatcaccacatcCACTTTATATGGCACTTCATGGAGACTGATCTACATCCCTAGCCTGAGAATTTATCTGAAATTCTATGAGAATTCTAGAACTTTTGGGGTCAAGAGCGGGAGCCGGCAGCAGGTAGACTGCTCTCTGGCagactcctttctttctctcccctcttgaGCAGGTCCTGAAGAATTTGCTAGACATTTGCAAACCACTATGTCACACCTGTGAGCAGCAGTAGGGCACGCTGGGTCTCCTGGCCAACCAGCACGATCTGCTTGAAGCTCATGGAGTGGTGGAATGTCATCTTGAAGACCCGCTGCCCACTGGACTGCAGATAGACCTCCACACAGTCGCAGGCCCGGCTACCGGTGGTGCCCACCACTGCGGGCTGTTCCCGAGTAGCCAAAACATAGAGGTATTTCCGATAAACTGTGTCACATCTTGGGTCGGATGCAAACTGTGGAACAAGATGATGCTGTCTGGGGATCTAAGGCTCTGGGTGGGATGAGGCTAGAGCAAGTGGATCATGGGATGGCAAATGAAATGCTTGGTCCAAGGTTAATAAGTGAGagcttgccgggtggtggtggcggcggcggtggcggcacacgcctttaatcccagcacttgggaggcagaggcaggtggatttctgagttcaaggccagcctggtctacagagtgagttccaggacagctagggctacacagagaaaccctgtgtcgaaaaacaaactaaaaaaaaacaaaaacaaaagaagtgagAGCTTAAGAGTGGTGATCTGActcagtggcagaatgcttgcctgacATATGTGAtatcctgggttcaattcccagtagaaacaaacaaacaaacaggaaaatggTAAAACGGATTGCTTTCAGGTTCCCTCTGAGAGGGCAGATGTCTCCTTAAGGGAGAGACTCAGGACTAGTGAGTTCTCTGAGGCCAGAATTCCTCTACTCACATCCTTGGCACCTCGACACAACACCACGTAGCGGCAGGCCCGCTTCCACTGGATCTGGCCCAGGGTGGAGGAGACCAGAGCATTTTTGAGGAAGAAGAGGGTCCCCACATAGTCAAGAATAAACACATGATCCTTCGTGGGTAGGAAGCGGCGATAGCCATGGGCTAGCATGGGGGCTACACTCTTGCTGAGACATCGGCGTCGTCCTCCGAATGCCTGGAAATACAGGCCCTTCGTATCTGAAAAACAGGAGGGGATGGTTTCAGGGTCGAGGCGATAGGAGCGGTGAGAGTCAAAGCTTGGGTGAGGTGGATTTTGTTTTCCAGACGCCCTGctattgagattttatttttccatcccTAGACTTAGGGACCAGACTCCTTCCTGGGGTGACACAGAAAACTTGGGTTTATACCCTACAACTGCCCCACTTCATCCCAGGGCCACACTTGTGCTTCACGCTAAGCATCTTTTTAGTTCAACCTTGAGAGAGACAtcaagcaagcataagaacaaccagaaaagcagaaagaagaaagataggGAGAGGCAAGACAATCCAGCTATCTTCTTTCATCTCGGGCTTTCTGGTCAGCTCTCTCTAAACTCTCGAATGTGTATGGGGGGGCAGAGAAGCGATTAGGTAGGGCCTTTCTGAAGTGGAGTATTTGGGTCACTGTTCTCAAACTGGGGTGATTTTGTCCTTCAGAGACACTGGGAGTTGGTACTGCTACCTATTATGTAATAAATAGgacagccaccaccaccacacattaTTTCGTctctggctggggagatggcttggtggttaggTTCTTGCCTGgcaggcatgaggaccagagttgagagagagaggaaaacctGGATGGATTTCTTGGCCTCTCTGCAATTCTGGCCTTGGAAATGGGAGAAAGGGGATCCTCAGAGCAAGGTAGTTGGCGAGACTCTTTTGGGGTTTGACTGGGAGACTCTGCTTCACTGAAGGATGCTTGAAGATGCCTCCTGATAGCAACACTGGTATCTACACGAACACATCCCAACGTGCATGTGTctgaatacacacaaacatgacgacaccacacacacataaacatgagaAAAGTTACTACTTCATTTCAACTGTCCAGGTGACAaaagtctggggagatggctttgtgTGTAAAGTTATgtgctgtgcaagcatggggacccTAGTCCAGAGCCCCAGCACCCATAGGGACGCTGGTGTGGAACCTTTTAAAGCATGCACTGGCTGGGGGGGCGGGGAAgcggaaagcagagacagaaggctccctggggcttgctggccactcTGTCTAGCCAACACGGCAAGCTCCTGGTCCAGTGCAAGAGTCTGCTTCAGAACAAAaggcatggctggagagatggcacagtggttaagagcaccggtcCCTCTTCTGGGGACCTGGCTTGCTTCTCAGCTCCCTAGTGGTAGTtcagaaccatctataactccaggtccagatgacccagtgccctcttctggccttcttggcaCAGTGtgcacgtggtgcacagacatatatgcaggccaaacacccatacGCATGAAAcaaaggtaaatatttaaaaatacataaggtagagagagggacagagagaggaagataatcagtgtcaacctctggcctccacatgtgacTGAACTTGCTGATGcaccaatatacacacacatatgaacacacacagagagagagagagagagagaaagagagagagagagaagagttaaAGTCCACGTCTGGGAAATAGGGCTGTCTCTAGGGTTAGACATGGAAGAGTTGGTGCACGCAGGCAGACACGGCTAAAATGGTAATCAAGTTGTGAATGGGCTGTGTGTCAGAGGGGGGCTGAGAACCTTGGAGGAAGTACTCCCTGGGGTATGCTTGAGACTAACAACTTTCTCTCAGACAAAAGGTTGCCAGGGTGTGCAAAGACCGTCAGACCACACGATAGAGAAGGAAGTTCCTAGAATAAGGAAGGGCTGAGGCAGGCAGCAAGAGGAAGAAGTTACTGAGGGGAAGAGTACAGTTAAGAATGGCAGCTCTCTTCCAGGGCCGAGCACCAGAACCCTGGTCACGGATGCGTGGGCTGAGCCGTCGACAGATGCGCCTCCACACGCCCTCAGCATCACACACTTCATGGAAGTAGTGGCAGGTCTGGCCTAGGGCGACCACATCTTTGACTGGGAGGAAGGAGACAATGTGTTCCACCtgtggaggagcaggagggaggagggagagtcacAGGATGGTCTTCAGCCCTGCAGTCGCCGTCCTCCCCAAACCCTAAAGTCTCACCAGCTCTGGGGGGAACAACTGAACAGAAATAGggttccctctttccttcttttcactcccagcCTCCAGGCCACAAGAAGGGCAGCTGCGCTTCACCTGCCAGAGAAGAAAGGGGTTCAGTGGAGGTCATGCCTGGTTTTTTTCTCTGCTGTtcaaactagtttttttttttttttaaagtcctgcCTTGAGGTTCATCCAATTCCAACTCTATGCTAGCAAATCCagccctcccatctctctccaggACCTTGGACTTTCATCCCTCCCTTGCCTGCCTTATTCCTGGTCCTGTCCCTGGATTTTTCACTGCTAGTCAACTCCCTGCCCTTCCCTTGCCTTGCCACCCCCCTCACCCTGAGCCCCTCCTCCTGTCTGCACAGCCTGGTCAATTTTTTCAGCTTCTGTCTCCGGCTTCTCCTCACCATCCTGACTGGCCCCTCCCTGCTCCTGccctcatctctccaggccccttgGCTGCCCAGGCCCCAGGCCCCCGTCCCCGCTGCCTTTCCCACACCATGTCCCCAGTCTAGGCTTGGGGGACCTCTAGGGCCCCTCTATCATCTAGGCCCCACCCCCATGGAGTCTGGGGCACATAAACCTTTTTGTGACCTCACTGTCCAGCAACTGTGACCTATTCTCCTTAGCCTGACCCCAGAGGTAGCTTCTGGGTTCTAGCTCAGATATGGCTGCCAGAGGGCTCATGGGATACATGCTTTATTGGAGATATAAAGAGTGAACTATTGATAGACGGTAAGTCCTTCCTCTTCTAGAAAGTAGTAGTAGACTTTCTCAGTTTTCAATTGAACTCTGAAGAGAAAAACTGGGGACTCTTAAGTAGTCCCAGGCTTCCAGGGATTTGTATCTGCAGAGTACAAAGCCAAAAAATGTATAGGGCTGGATGTAAGCTCAGTAGGAGTGCTTGCCTgtcatgcatgaggccctgggtttgattcctcaGCACCAGCTAAAGCTCAATATGGccgtgcacacttgtaatcccagcacttgggaagtggaaacaggaggatcagaaaagaagttcaaggtcactgttGGCTACATAATGCATTTGAGGCCACTCCGCATTACTGCATTACATGAGACAttatctcaacaaaataaaataaaaacaaaacaacaataaaaaaactttgACTGGCAAAGACAGTGGAGAAAAGGGGACCCTCCTCTAACTTCCTGCTCACAAAAGCAAGATGCAAATGAGAACAACTGAGTATAAATACTTTACAATCTCACTGAAAACAAGGCCAGATTCACATGCTGCTTTCCGTATGGCCAATGGCCTGGTTGCACAGGTAGAGGACAAGCTATTGAGGTGGGGGGAAGCCCTCGAGTTTAGGGCATTCCCCAGAGTCCAGGCACTTGGCGTTTCCTGTGGAGTGACACACTGTCCAGGAAGAACAGCAGACGAGGTTGCATCTGATAGACGGGGAAGGTCTACACCAATAAATGTAGGGAATATGGCTTTCCCAGGAGCTCAGAAGGATTTCGTTCTGTTAGACAAGCAGTGCATAAGAGCCCAGCAGACCCATTCATTGACTGCTCTAACCTGCTACTCATCACCCACGCCAGCTCCATTATCTGTGTTAACTAGGAGATACAGCTCATGTGCAGGGCTTTGGATTCCAAcccctgctttcttatggaaacTAGCAAACAGCTACCTTGGAAACCTAAGAAggaattttaataatgaaaaagaattcTGTTGCAtccatactgtgtgtgtgcattgtgtgccCGCGTgcccatgcatgtgtatgtgtgcagttaTACAGC from Mastomys coucha isolate ucsf_1 unplaced genomic scaffold, UCSF_Mcou_1 pScaffold22, whole genome shotgun sequence includes:
- the Fbxo24 gene encoding F-box only protein 24 isoform X2, coding for MVKRSCPSCGLEAGSEKKERGNPISVQLFPPELVEHIVSFLPVKDVVALGQTCHYFHEVCDAEGVWRRICRRLSPRIRDQGSGARPWKRAAILNYTKGLYFQAFGGRRRCLSKSVAPMLAHGYRRFLPTKDHVFILDYVGTLFFLKNALVSSTLGQIQWKRACRYVVLCRGAKDFASDPRCDTVYRKYLYVLATREQPAVVGTTGSRACDCVEVYLQSSGQRVFKMTFHHSMSFKQIVLVGQETQRALLLLTEEGKIYSLVVNETQLDQPGSYTVQLALRKVSRCLPHLRVTCMASNQSSTLYITDQGEVYFEVHTPGVYRDLFGTLQAFDPLDHQMPLALSLPAKVLFCALGYNHLGLVDEFGRIFMQGNNRYGQLGTGDKMDRGEPTQVHYLQRPIALWCGLNHSLVLSQTSDFSKELLGCGCGAGGRLPGWPKGSASFVKLHIKVPLCACSLCSTRECLYMLSSYDIEQCPAYRDLPASRVGGSPEPSQGAGAPQDPGGTAQACEEYLSQIHSCPTLQDRMEKMKEIVGWMPLMAAQKDFFWEALDMLQRAAGGGGPGTSTPES
- the Fbxo24 gene encoding F-box only protein 24 isoform X1; its protein translation is MVRRSRRQKLKKLTRLCRQEEGLRVKRSCPSCGLEAGSEKKERGNPISVQLFPPELVEHIVSFLPVKDVVALGQTCHYFHEVCDAEGVWRRICRRLSPRIRDQGSGARPWKRAAILNYTKGLYFQAFGGRRRCLSKSVAPMLAHGYRRFLPTKDHVFILDYVGTLFFLKNALVSSTLGQIQWKRACRYVVLCRGAKDFASDPRCDTVYRKYLYVLATREQPAVVGTTGSRACDCVEVYLQSSGQRVFKMTFHHSMSFKQIVLVGQETQRALLLLTEEGKIYSLVVNETQLDQPGSYTVQLALRKVSRCLPHLRVTCMASNQSSTLYITDQGEVYFEVHTPGVYRDLFGTLQAFDPLDHQMPLALSLPAKVLFCALGYNHLGLVDEFGRIFMQGNNRYGQLGTGDKMDRGEPTQVHYLQRPIALWCGLNHSLVLSQTSDFSKELLGCGCGAGGRLPGWPKGSASFVKLHIKVPLCACSLCSTRECLYMLSSYDIEQCPAYRDLPASRVGGSPEPSQGAGAPQDPGGTAQACEEYLSQIHSCPTLQDRMEKMKEIVGWMPLMAAQKDFFWEALDMLQRAAGGGGPGTSTPES